The Denticeps clupeoides chromosome 1, fDenClu1.1, whole genome shotgun sequence genome segment ACAGAAAACCACAAAACAGAATGCATCAAAACCCCAAAAAAGCAAGTACAGTCCCGATGTCTTCAGCGCGTCCCGTGGGATGTGGGGGGACGGAGTGCCCGGGACTCCTGCAGTAAGAGACGCTCCCTTGGCTTGCATCCGCCTCCCTACTGCTTGAGACTCAACCACCTTGAGTTTAATGTTATATCATTTATCTAAATTGCAAGAGACGAACAAGCAATAATGAGTAAACAGGGCATATaaagggattttatttaaaacaactAAGAGAAAAGAATTACTAGAGTTTCCTTACCACAATGCATGGCATTTAAAAGTATACTTTTGGGGGGCAACTTACCCCAAGCCAACTAACATGTTTCTTTCTGAAAACAATTTATTAGCAAACAAAACGAACTTTCATTTTCATCTCCGAAAccttttaaggaaaaaaaaatcctagctctttaaaaacaaacacatcagCTGAAAATCTACAACTTTAATTTAAGATCTAACAAAAAATTTAAACTGTTTTCTGAAAGTGATTCAGTGTATTGATCACATGCTGACGCACCCTCAGGGTGATAAAAACTATAAAAGGATGAAGTGGTAAAAGCCATTCTGGATGTCTGTAACAGACAAAATCTAAATATACTGAGCTAAATGTAATGCGAGATCCTTGTACACCATCTAGATGACATTGGTGGATTAGAGACAAATGTGGTATGTATATCAGTATGATAGTGTTTCTACCACTGATATGAAGCCAGTCCCTGCACATAACTCACCTCAAAAAACAAACTGCATCAGTTTGGAGAGATGGATTCAGTGAGACTTTGGGCTCAGGAGAGATCTAATTAGGTGTTGTTGCTACACTTCTGATGCAAGGTATAACATCCATATTGGTTCAGGCCTTTTAAATCATAAATCACATTATCATTAGAAAACTGTGGTTCAAAAGGGCATTTTCATAACACAGAAAAAGTCCTAGATGACAATTATACAGTGACCGAACACACTAATTTTGTTGTTAGGCTACAAGGTTTGAGTAAACTCTAATGGTAACTAATACTAGTCACCTCCCAATTCTAAAGTCCCCCACCCAACCTGACAAGAACCTCAGacaaaagtgaatgtaaattcATAGCATCTGAAGAACATTTGAAGTGAGATGAAACATCAAAAGGCACTACCTTCTCTTCCAGCTGGTTGAAAATAAATTCTATGACGACATCATCCTCGAAGCCCAGGATCTCGGTCACTCGCTGGGTGATCCAAGGTTTGATGACTTCCAGGTTGACCTTGGTCATATCCACCTGCCAAATCCAGATAAATGATGAGTACGAGGAAGTCATGGAGGAAGTACCTGTGGATGACAGTGTAATCCCCAATACCTTCTTTTCCAGACATTCCGCAAACTTCAGCTGTTTCAGTAGCTTCTTCTGCTTGTTGCTGAAGCGATTGTCTTGCTCCGCACTGGTGCCCTGTGTGAGTACGCACAACTGTTACACCACATGGCAAAACATGGGTTTCAGTGATACAAATCACATCTTAGCACGTTAATAAGATAAAGCTTGCGTTTTAATCGGTGATTTTGTGACAAGACAACTACAACCCGCGCCCCCGCGTGTTTCAGTCGCATTTTATATTGAACGCGTCACAAAGGCCATTACTGCATTTTGCAGCCACGTCCGGTTAACACGCTACCACACAGCGACTTCCACTGCTTTTCCAGGCCGATATCTAAGAGTGATCAAGAATTTTCGTTGGATTTGAATATGACCTAATACAACAACACATTACATTATACTGGGCCGCGTTTGGCTGACACTggtatttgcatttaaacaaattaatctAGCCAACGTGTACTTAAAATATGTACTCTATAATTAGCGTTACATTAATTCGTGGAAAATTAATCAAAGCCGACTAGAAGTCACAAATGAACGTGTGCTCCACTGTTCATTACTTCGTGTATTAGCTGGTGGGCTAATTAGCCTAGCAATGTCAATGAATTAACGCTTGGCCACCCCCCTTGGGGCATTAAGTATCGGTTTAAAATGGTGAAATGGCATCATCAAAAAGTCTGTTATTTACAGAGCAACACTCGACAAATCATTACGTCCTGTGAAGGTAACATGTATTAGTCCGCGTTAGCGGCCAGGCCGTCTTCTCACACGGGCCGCCATTTTTTGTGCGGTTAGCATAGCAATATAACTTATCATTGCGGCCGAATGGCGCCGGTCCTTTCGCTAACCAGACGCAGTAAAACGCCACAGaccacaatgcacacacacacacacgtcaaacaTTTCCATTCGACCAAATTAAGCAGCCGAACATTAAAAACAACGTCACTTACGCGGAAGAAACCCGCGTCCATTTTATCCCACTGGCGTGCGAAAGGGCGAAGCAGAGAATGCGTGCTTCCAGcgacccacaatgcactgcggTTACGCGCCTCGGTGCTGCCCCCACCCCCGATGGGAGAAGGAGGGGCCGGGATGGTCGTGACCGGTTTGCCATGTGGAGCTGAAGGCGGAACTGTAACGTGCTCCCGAAAAACGTTTCACGAACGACACCAAAAATCATCTACGTACCTATCTCGTTCGAGAAATGTATTGTCATGCCAACGCGGAGTTTGATGCCATTTATTTAACGTTTTATAAGCACATTACACTGCAATTATTCATTATGCATTGTTTAATGAGGCtggtttcatttatttccttaACACAATAATCATTTGCCCCCCCAAATCACACCGTTGGTAAATATGCGTATAGATTGTTTAATAGCACCGCTACTATTTCAGATCTAAAATTAAGAGGATGGATTTGTCCAACAGCATCCCTGTTAGTAAAAGTGTTGTAGTCATTGTGTATCCTCAGTCGGTATCATCCTCTTTATTCCACCCAAACAACGCAGCAGAAACCGTGACCACCTGGTTTTGAGCAAGGCATTAGACCCGATGAGATAATGAACCAGAATCTTGTGCGAAAGCAGGTTTTAAACACAACGAGGGTTTAAAATCTCTCCCTGTCACGATTAAAACAACAGAAATGGAATTGGCATAACAGTTTGGTTGACAGTATAGTTCCCTGATAAAGAGTAAGACTGCTGGTTAGAGAGTACATTAGAATTCTTGATGTGCGTCCACTGTTTTCTTCTCTGTAATGACATTGTGGTTTTACGGAAAACTCCACGTGGTAAGAGCGTTCCTAGTGTAGAAGAGGATTCCCAGGTTTGAGTAACTGCAGTTATCCTCCTTCTACTTTACTGAAGGTGTGAGTTAAGGCGAGGTCGCTGGTGGCGAGTTCGCCGCTATCTGACTGGCAGGCCAGAGTTGCGCCTCTTTTCACGTATGGAGCACAGCATGTCTGTGACGAGTTCGGGAAGGCCATAGGCTGGCTGCCAACCCCAGTCTCTGCGTGCGTTGGAGTCGTCAAATCTCACTGGCCAGCTATCCGCTGCAGATAAAGAGAGCGTATTAAAAGTAACATTTGTTATATTATACTTAATAAACATGTAGTAATAAGTTTTAAATCTGATGCATTTCACGGCAGAACATTTAGAAAAACAAAAGGGAACCTTCAATGTGGTTTATGGCATATattcgtgattttttttttacaacaataaTTAGAACCAGTTACAACAACTGGAACCAGTTGGTATTAATGGTTTCAGCACCATTTATACCAAAAAGCAccctacacacaaaaaagaaaaaatacactGATTCTGCATTCAGGACAATTCAACACCATGCACTTACCAATAGTCTGACGAACTGCATCCGGGTTGTAGGTAACTTTCAGTTGGGGCAAATGTTTTCGTATTTCGTCAGCGACTTCCTCGGGTGTAAAGCTCATTGCAGCAATATTGTAAGTGCGCAACGACAACTGGCATTCTGGCGCCTGCATGAACTCCACAGTGGCCCGGTGGCAGTCAGCGATATGCATCATGGGGAGTCGAGTGTCAGGACGCAAGTAACACTCATGATGACCAGTGCTCAGGGCATCGTGGAAAATCTGCACAGCGTAGTCTGCAAAACAATGGCGGCATATAGAGCACAACTGAGGAAATTGTGTATGTTACCCTCATGCAAAAAGCTTCTTTGACATTACCTGTTGTTCCTCCCCCAGGCTTTGTGTTGGCTGAGATGACGCCAGGATAGCGTAAGCAACGGAAATCCAAACCATATTTATGGTGAAGGTACTAATTGGAGAAGGAACAAACACAAACCTGATGAAATGTTTGTTAATAATTGTGCTTGAAtgaatatgtttaaatgaatgCTCTACAAAGTTTCTCACCTCTCCCATCAGTTCCCCGTGAACTTTGGACACTCCATAGATGGTTCGTGGCCTTTGGACACACAAGTCAGGAGCCGGGTCTCTGGGTGAGGATGGACCGAAAGCTCCAATGGTGCTTGGGACAAAGAGACGCAAGCAGTTCTCCAGAGCGAGGTCCAAAACATTATGAAGGCCTGGTAGTTAAATTGAGGTTTACAGAAAATGTCAAATGATTgaatctttgtgtttttttgcagatATGCTTCTGTTTTCCCATTAGatctttgcatttttgtgtgacCTGTGATATTGATGGTCCGTGCTAAGGTGACGTTGGCCTCCCCCACAGCACTTAGAAGTGCACTGTAATGCACCAGCCACGTGATACGGTTATTCACCACCAGTTCTCTTAGGTTCTTATAGTCCAGCACATCAGCATAGACAAATGGACCTGTTGTAACAAAGGGCAAGGAATGAGAATTAAAGTGAATTGGATTGTACAtggagaaaatggaaatatttttgAGAAATGGAAATAAGACATGGCAGCCTAACTATGATAAtaaatatgatatgatatgataaaaaaatgtgtaaaagtgCAGTCCCTTTACATAATTCCAGAATAACATACCACTGTTGAAGACCTCCAGTGGTGGCTTCTTGATATCTGATAGGATCACATTTTCCCTCCCGTACTGCTGCCTGGCACAAATACAGCGAACCATTTAGCCAATACCGCCCATGTCTAACAGTCTGGCATCTTATCTGCATGTACAAGCTACGCGTGAAGTTTCTTCAACAGAAACCTTTAGCAAACTGGGATCAGACATGCAAAGGGGTgagcaataaaaatgaaaaataaaatgtatgtatatacacttGTGTTGTGTAATCGTTGAAAACGCTTCACAATTTAGCAACGAATTGATGTTGAAAATATTACAACGTTCTGTAGACTAGGACTGAAACCATAAAGAATAATGGGATATGTACACTGTACTCAAACGTGCCTTAGTGAATCACTTCAGCTTAACGAACCTCAGCAACTGTGCCAGTCCAACACCAAGCTGTCCAAGGCCACCTTTCAGGAAAGAAAGTTTGTGTGGAAGAAAAATtaagtgtgcaaaaaaaaatacataaatataaaaaaaagaagaaaaagaattgTATTCAGCGGAGCTTTAtctgaaaacaaaaaactgcGTTGCCTATTCTTTCCTGGGGGGTCATTTGCCTCTGCTTTCATCCCATTCACATTGTTCTGCACGGCCTAttgttgtgaaagaaaataaTGGTGGTGTCTGGCAAAAACAACTACAAGAGAAACGGGGATGGACTGAGAATAGCCAGCTTCTTTACAAACCATTAGAGGAAGGAAAGGAAAGCACGTCTCACCTGTGATGAGGACCCTGGGGTTGTCGGACGAAGGGTCCGCGGAGATTTCGCATTTACACTGGGTTACCAGGCGCGGCGACCAGCCCATGCCGCGCACCGGTGCACCGCCGCGGCAGCCGTGGCACAGGGAAGCGCGGAGAGTCGTGGAGGGCAAACAAATCCGCACACTGGACAGCATGTCGAGCTAATGCCtctgagggagaaaaaaaattaagtcacAGCCTCGGTTTGCTTCGTCTCCGAGGCGTTGCATgtgaagaaatataaatatgaccGTCACATTACACAGCTCCCTTACTGAACAGGACGATTATTCGTTTCCTACCTGTTGTCAAAGTTGCTGAGCGGGACAACTACCCGTCAACGATCCCATAAATGACCACGGCGCTCGTAAAACTAATTCAAGTAAATACATACGGATTGCATGGCATTTAGCCGTCAGAATTAAAAGATTACTCTCTGATTGGCCACTGCTCGAGCGGACCGAGCAGCCATTGGGTGAACAAGTTGCGAGCGCAAGCCATGCCGGGATATGTAGTTCTGAAGCGTCGACTGAAAGGCCAATGGCTCACGCTGCTCTATTATACGCGACTACACTGTCCGGGGCGAACGGCAGGGCATGTGGGCAAACATGCTGACTAGCTGTACCGTGCGGATTTGTATAGGTAGGTTTAGCTGAGCTGGGCTTTTGACGCAGCGGCGTGTGTCCGCGTGTGGGTGTTTCTGACTTTGCACTCGCACATCACGTAATTCCTCAAACGCTGCTGCCGTCTGCTGATTTATATTGAAACTGCATACATCGTGCACAGTAAATTCAGTTTTCTTGTAAGTTGCAGATTCACATGTGTGTCATACTAAAAATTGTATTGAACTCACAGTTACatacacaacaataaaacatattaacaataatttaaaacGAAACATATGACTTTTAGGTGTGCACAGCTCTTGAAACGAACAGTGGAAACAGTGCTATGAAAAGCTTGCAAAGTTCGGTGAAACTGTAAAGATGCAGAACCAAGCCATCTAGTGGATTATACAGGAATGAAAAACCCATAAAAGTTTGTTTATTTTacttaatatatatacatatatagctTTCATGTCTTAAGGCCATTGATGTGAAGTAAAACACAGAGGTGTAAGAtattaatgaaatgaagtgtTGAAAAATCAGTCCATGGCTCAGAAGTAAAAACATTTTGTCTGGAACTTATGACTGATCCAAGTCTGTGGTTTTGCAGTCACATTTGTACGTTGTCAGCTCTCATCCTCAAAACGCTCTGCCACAATGCGCCACATAACCTCCCGCGCCTCTGCCATGTTCTGGGCATGGTCTGTCCACCTCAGGAAGAAGCCTGACAAAAGAACTCTGTTAGAGCGGTACAAAAATTGTTTTTTCCCAGGAAGTACATAATAGAGGACAGAAAGACCCCAAGACCACAACtgctttaaaataattacaGATGCAGCAATCTTATTCTAAAATAAGACAGTCAGACtgtgatgaaataaaaataccaaAGGCATAGTGAGTTACTGTGGATATAGCAAGCGCAACACGTAACTCACCCCACCAGAGGTGCAGTGATTGGGGCTGCACAGAGGGCCAGATGGCCAGATGAGTTGGCTGGTAAAGAGGGTTGATGTACTCATCCCTCTTGTCAGGTCTTAAgaggaactgaaacaaacagtGCGTTCTGGTTTTGATGTCCACAGCACACCTAGGGAATTGAAAAATATGCAGCAGCAGGTTAAGGTGTGTCGTTTGTGTCAGTGTTAGCATGTCAGATATAACCCACCTGAAAATCATTACCTGGATGTTTGCAATTATCATGGAAGTCAGCATGTGTGAATCTAAGTGGATGTGGAATCAAAAGGACACAGATTACTTCCAGGCCTCAGCTCAAGCATGATCCTGGGAATGGAACCTGGGACCAGAGctctctctgtcctcctttACTCCAATATTTCATAAAAGGGAAATCcccaaaccaaaaaatgtattcacataaaaaaagtcCGTACTGGGGAAGATCAATCATTACTTTACCACCAGTCCCCGCTCATCCTTCTTTATAGTCCATCTTGCAGACCAGACTAttgtggggaagtggtggcctaccgggtaCAGAAGGttgattggaaggttgccggttcgaatcctaaccctcgaaggtgccactgagatgccgctgagcaaagcaccgtctttCATGGAtacccactactcaccaagggcgatgggttaaatgcaggggactggttcaaatcccattctgccaaggtgccactgaggtgccactgagcaaagcaccgtccccacacactgctccccgggcgcctgtcatgtgctgtgcatcagtgtttcacaataacaatcacttcactggtCAACACTACTTCACAAGCTGGTGTCCCCTTGTGGATGAGATGTGATTGTGCAAGTGTTCTGTCTAACTGATCCGTTTATATTGTACTGCATGGCATGGGTAGGGTCCCTCTAATGAGGCAGCACGCCACACGCACCTCTCCTGCTCACTGTTGCAGAGGAAGGTGCCGTAGTTGGAGGCGTAGGCCTCCTGGGCCAACCGCAGCAGCAGTGGCTCTCCCACCTCCATGGCCAGGGGGAACTGGCGGCACAGCTGCCACACGCAGTCCAGCATGAGCAGGAACACTGGCGACTCTTGCTTCAGCCGGGTGTGTGAGTAGGCGGAGTGAGCACAGCGCAGCTGAAATGGGTGGCCTGCCTGGGGTAAAGGAGCAAATTACAGTAAATTGCTGGCTCTTTTTTAACCCTGAACATTCATATAGCCAGAAAACTCTGACATCACGTTTAGTAACTTCTACAACCAATAAATAATGTATACACAGTGTGCTAATGGGTAGAACAGTACCCCATAATCTAGTCTTTCTATTCTAGCACCTAAAAAGCAATGTGATAAGAAGATATGGAGAACTTACTGTCTGAGGATGGAGATTTGAGAAATAAAGAACTGAGCTAAATAATGATAAGCAGAGCAGGAGCAACATAGCCAAAACATTGTATCacaatatttaacaaaatgtcTCAGTCTAGACTGTGATTCATCGGTTCAAGTTACGAGAATAACAGCGTCACCCTATatcaggggtgtccaaactttttatTAAGacatgaataatatattttttatctcaCTTATAATGAGAATAGCGAAGCACTCAGTGGGAGAGTGATGGATGGCTTGCAGGTCAGGAGTAAGTTGGGTGGTTGAAATGCAAAGGATTTCACAGAGATGGCTGTCCGTCAGTTTGGTTTTCAATCTACTTTTGTTCCAACTGAACAGAGAAAATGTTTGCTCACACATGTATTTTGAGCTGAACAGACTGAATATTCCTTTCGCATGTCATCTCATTAGAGGAAACAGACGTACAGCATCTGACATTTTTGTCTTTCCTCGCGGTGTTTCAATGCTGTGTTTCtatttgttgtgtgttaatGAGTCTCAACATTCATCTTTGACCGGGCTGCCCGCAGAGGCTTGCTGTGCGTGCTCTGCTGGGTGCAGTGAAGGACAGTCTCCAGGCGTGCATCCAATGAAATGCGATGGCATTTAGAGTACAGCACTGCACTGTACGGGCTTGGTATGTGAAAAACTTTTGTGCGCTCAGTTGACGATGCGGTTCAGAACCACTTTTATGTGTGGGCTATATTTAATTATATCTTTTAAATTAGCTGAGggccaataaaaaaatgcatcagtTGGCCTACAGGGCCATATTTTGGACCCCCCTGCCCTATATCTTCAAAAAGTTCCCCCACTCCTAAACTCCTAAATTGTCCAAGTATTTAACTTGAATAATTGCAATATTAGCAGTccatagcagtcgcaaaagcatttcactgcaaatcattccgtgtatgactgtgtacgtgacaaataaaatttggatTTGAACAGATATAGAGAATAGACCTCCCGCTGTtttgggctctggcagccatgaccc includes the following:
- the tdh2 gene encoding L-threonine dehydrogenase 2 isoform X2, which encodes MRNLRGPFVRQPQGPHHRQQYGRENVILSDIKKPPLEVFNSGPFVYADVLDYKNLRELVVNNRITWLVHYSALLSAVGEANVTLARTINITGLHNVLDLALENCLRLFVPSTIGAFGPSSPRDPAPDLCVQRPRTIYGVSKVHGELMGEYLHHKYGLDFRCLRYPGVISANTKPGGGTTDYAVQIFHDALSTGHHECYLRPDTRLPMMHIADCHRATVEFMQAPECQLSLRTYNIAAMSFTPEEVADEIRKHLPQLKVTYNPDAVRQTIADSWPVRFDDSNARRDWGWQPAYGLPELVTDMLCSIREKRRNSGLPVR
- the tdh2 gene encoding L-threonine dehydrogenase 2 isoform X1, whose protein sequence is MLSSVRICLPSTTLRASLCHGCRGGAPVRGMGWSPRLVTQCKCEISADPSSDNPRVLITGGLGQLGVGLAQLLRQQYGRENVILSDIKKPPLEVFNSGPFVYADVLDYKNLRELVVNNRITWLVHYSALLSAVGEANVTLARTINITGLHNVLDLALENCLRLFVPSTIGAFGPSSPRDPAPDLCVQRPRTIYGVSKVHGELMGEYLHHKYGLDFRCLRYPGVISANTKPGGGTTDYAVQIFHDALSTGHHECYLRPDTRLPMMHIADCHRATVEFMQAPECQLSLRTYNIAAMSFTPEEVADEIRKHLPQLKVTYNPDAVRQTIADSWPVRFDDSNARRDWGWQPAYGLPELVTDMLCSIREKRRNSGLPVR